A window from Zonotrichia albicollis isolate bZonAlb1 chromosome 8, bZonAlb1.hap1, whole genome shotgun sequence encodes these proteins:
- the LOC141729974 gene encoding Fc receptor-like protein 3, whose translation MVVPEHRKGAQVPLRCECWDGHGVSEPTVAACPKPLSRCVGTERCQGTQTTQLLVEPSWRPAVLWDWVTLTCKGSGNTGVTTWYKDGRRWRQEAHNRLTVTEKGNYTCERPGTGLSPPVRVLDVSFYHEEKKLQELRDRTELSLSPLQLQHSGRYSCRGWVKSTVSRGWEKSESVTVTVHELFTVPVLVVHSEPTNGSPLTLSCLSTRSPLRPQAPLLHMFYRDGRVLGGPQGSPQLLPCAELYGGHRERSSVHFLVPGRAQGTAWHWPCLELHHTGDNGSGYCQCRDSMAESVPLNITVLSLRKQQERGRPVPSAPPEAGEVLYSQVMRNKKAGVPPCATTPQVTNAELPGPHGQQQDSSDIYENML comes from the exons ATGGTGGTCCCGGAGCACCGGAAAGGGGCCCAGGTGCCATTGCGCTGCGAGTGCTGGGACGGTCACGGGGTATCCGAACCAACTGTGGCAGCGTGCCCGAAGCCACTGTCGCGATGTGTTGGGACTGAGCGTTGTCAAG GtacccagaccacccagctcctggtggagccctCCTGGAGGCCGGCGGTGCTGTGGGAttgggtgacactgacctgcaaGGGCTCAGGGAACACTGGTGTCACCACCTGGTATAAGGACGGGCGGCGCTGGAGGCAGGAGGCACACAACCGCCTCACTGTCACTGAGAAAGGCAACTACACGTGTGAGAGACCCggcactgggctcagccctcctgtgaGAGTCCTGGATG TGTCCTTCTACCATGAGGAGAAGAAACTGCAGGAGCTCCGTGATAGgaccgagctgtccctgtcccctctgcagctgcaacACAGCGGCCGCtacagctgcaggggctgggtgaAATCCACGGTATCACGGGGATGGGAGAAGTCGGaatcagtgacagtgacagtgcacg AGCTTTTCACGGTGCCAGTGCTGGTAGTTCACTCTGAGCCCACCAATGGGTcccccctgactctcagctgcctcagcacccgcagccCCCTGCGGCCCCAAGCCCCCCTCCTGCACATGTTCTACCGGGACGGACGGGTGCTGGGGGGCCCgcaggggtccccgcagctgctg CCTTGTGCTGAGCTGTACGGTGGCCACAGGGAGAGGTCATCTGTCCATTTCCTGGTACCCGGGAGGGCTCAGGGCACCGCTTGGCActggccctgcctggagctgcaccacactggggacaatggcagCGGCTACTGccagtgcagggacagcatGGCTGAGAGTGTCCCCCTGAATATCACTGTCCTTT CCCTCAGGAAAcagcaggaaag GGGCCGTCCAGTGCCCTCGGCCCCTCCAGAGGCAGGGGAGGTGCTATACAGCCAGGTCATGCGAAACAAGAAGGCAGGGG TGCCCCCCTGTGCCACAACCCCCCAGGTGACcaatgcagagctgccaggacccCATGGGCAACAGCAGGACTCCAGTGACATCTACGAGAacatgctgtga